From a single Melospiza georgiana isolate bMelGeo1 chromosome 5, bMelGeo1.pri, whole genome shotgun sequence genomic region:
- the BTC gene encoding probetacellulin isoform X2 → MLWGGGAGLGRSVRLERGCPEPRLEAGQDGGSVRLPNPQGPAARRLLAGRGLALFSCVGADTNVTAGHGTEGLSCGTAKACTGNGTQPRRQGHFSRCPEEYQHYCVKGRCRFLVAEQAPACVCERGYTGARCERVDLFYLRGDQGQIVIISLIVAIAALIILVVGICLCSHHCRRQRRKRKAEEMETLNKDGPSRSEDVRETGIA, encoded by the exons ATGCTCTGGGGAGGCGGGGCTGGACTGGGACGCTCTGTCCGCCTGGAGAGGGGATGCCCAGAGCCCCGCCTGGAAGCCGGGCAGGATGGGGGATCCGTCCGGCTGCCCAATCCGCAGGGACCCGCGGCGAGGCGTCTCCTGGCAGGACGAG GCTTGGCACTCTTCAGCTGCGTGGGGGCCGATACCAACGTCACGGCCGGGCACGGCACGGAGGGGCTCAGCTGCGGCACAGCCAAGGCATGCACAG GGAACGGCACGCAGCCGCGGCGGCAGGGCCACTTCTCGCGGTGCCCGGAGGAGTACCAGCACTACTGTGTCAAGGGCAGGTGCCGCTTCCTCGTGGCCGAGCAGGCCCCCGCTTGTGT GTGCGAGCGGGGCTACACCGGGGCTCGCTGCGAGAGGGTGGATCTGTTCTACCTGCGAGGGGACCAGGGCCAGATCGTCATCATCTCCCTGATCGTCGCCATCGCCGCCCTCATCATCCTCGTTGTTGGCATCTGCCTCTGCAGCCA CCACTGTCGGAGGCAGCGTAGGAAGAGGAAGGCAGAAGAGATGGAAACGCTAAACAAGGATGGACCTTCCAGAAGTGAAGATGTGCGGGAAACGGGCATAGCGTGA
- the BTC gene encoding probetacellulin isoform X3 — MEAAAAPAPGGGPGTLLLCLALASGLALFSCVGADTNVTAGHGTEGLSCGTAKACTGNGTQPRRQGHFSRCPEEYQHYCVKGRCRFLVAEQAPACVCERGYTGARCERVDLFYLRGDQGQIVIISLIVAIAALIILVVGICLCSHHCRRQRRKRKAEEMETLNKDGPSRSEDVRETGIA; from the exons atggaggcggcggcggccccggccccgggcggcgGCCCCGGtaccctgctgctctgcctggccctCGCCTCCG GCTTGGCACTCTTCAGCTGCGTGGGGGCCGATACCAACGTCACGGCCGGGCACGGCACGGAGGGGCTCAGCTGCGGCACAGCCAAGGCATGCACAG GGAACGGCACGCAGCCGCGGCGGCAGGGCCACTTCTCGCGGTGCCCGGAGGAGTACCAGCACTACTGTGTCAAGGGCAGGTGCCGCTTCCTCGTGGCCGAGCAGGCCCCCGCTTGTGT GTGCGAGCGGGGCTACACCGGGGCTCGCTGCGAGAGGGTGGATCTGTTCTACCTGCGAGGGGACCAGGGCCAGATCGTCATCATCTCCCTGATCGTCGCCATCGCCGCCCTCATCATCCTCGTTGTTGGCATCTGCCTCTGCAGCCA CCACTGTCGGAGGCAGCGTAGGAAGAGGAAGGCAGAAGAGATGGAAACGCTAAACAAGGATGGACCTTCCAGAAGTGAAGATGTGCGGGAAACGGGCATAGCGTGA